Proteins co-encoded in one Rubrobacter calidifluminis genomic window:
- a CDS encoding ZIP family metal transporter encodes MNAVFAASLAGAGFCGASLFGLLGGRITQRARASLLAFAAGIILALAFADLLPESVEAAGPKAIACFATAFALMALLEGLHNSHHRHDEADTTRSIGSEGATLLLPFVIGFALHNLAEGFVVAAGAGASAVAVGGIGIGVMVHKIPEGGSLGAVLAGSGTSRAKVAVIAFVLGLVVPVAAGLTLFFSSPGESAVGMMSGTAGGVLCYLGASHLLPEARERGGREAGVVFAGSLLCTVVLLFTLLSD; translated from the coding sequence ATGAACGCTGTCTTCGCAGCCTCGCTCGCCGGAGCGGGCTTCTGCGGGGCGAGCCTCTTCGGGCTGCTCGGAGGCAGGATCACCCAGAGAGCCAGAGCCTCTCTTCTCGCCTTCGCAGCAGGGATCATCCTCGCCCTCGCCTTCGCCGACCTCCTGCCCGAGAGCGTCGAGGCGGCGGGCCCAAAAGCCATAGCCTGCTTCGCCACAGCGTTCGCGCTCATGGCGCTCCTCGAAGGGCTTCACAACTCTCACCATCGCCACGATGAAGCCGATACCACCCGGTCGATAGGCTCAGAAGGGGCCACCTTGCTCCTCCCCTTCGTGATCGGCTTTGCACTTCACAACCTGGCCGAAGGGTTCGTCGTGGCGGCAGGAGCGGGGGCCTCGGCCGTTGCGGTGGGAGGGATAGGGATAGGGGTGATGGTACACAAGATCCCCGAAGGAGGATCGCTCGGGGCGGTTCTCGCAGGATCCGGGACGAGCAGGGCGAAGGTGGCAGTGATAGCGTTCGTGCTGGGGCTGGTGGTACCTGTGGCGGCGGGGCTGACGCTCTTTTTCTCCTCTCCTGGAGAATCTGCGGTAGGGATGATGAGCGGGACAGCGGGAGGGGTGCTCTGCTACCTTGGGGCCTCGCATCTTTTGCCGGAGGCGAGGGAGAGAGGAGGCAGGGAGGCTGGGGTGGTGTTTGCTGGCTCTCTTTTGTGCACGGTGGTGCTGCTTTTTACCCTCCTCTCCGACTGA
- a CDS encoding IclR family transcriptional regulator — MYRNELETSSVDVAGESQKGEKSARRVLKVLKLIGEYGGEITAKEIARLAGVSLPTAYNLINALIREGYVERVPGRRGYRLGPMISVLYQRSLGGSDITLDIEPVLKDLAERSGQRAYLAVRQDGRMVILDIKSIPGAPRLPDVCIGFGDGSHALAIGKVLLAYSDEKDMAEEEGTLCQFTSRTIISPRKLESELTQVRAQEFAMDLDEFAEGFCCVAAPVRNAAGEVEASVGISVPSRHFYSKPRYFLDMIRVAGREASGIRGYRYRGSA, encoded by the coding sequence ATGTACAGGAACGAGCTTGAGACGTCATCCGTAGATGTGGCAGGCGAGAGTCAGAAGGGAGAGAAAAGCGCCCGCCGCGTCTTGAAGGTGTTGAAACTGATCGGGGAGTATGGAGGAGAGATAACCGCCAAGGAGATAGCCCGCCTCGCGGGGGTCAGCCTGCCCACTGCCTACAATCTTATCAACGCACTCATACGGGAGGGGTACGTGGAGCGTGTTCCCGGGAGGCGAGGCTACCGTCTAGGACCGATGATCTCTGTACTCTACCAAAGGTCTCTGGGCGGGTCGGACATAACGCTTGATATAGAGCCGGTGCTCAAGGATCTGGCGGAACGTTCTGGTCAGCGTGCCTACCTGGCGGTACGCCAGGATGGTCGGATGGTAATATTGGACATCAAATCCATCCCAGGAGCCCCCAGGCTCCCGGATGTCTGTATAGGTTTCGGGGACGGGAGCCATGCGTTGGCCATAGGTAAGGTTCTGCTCGCCTACTCGGATGAGAAAGATATGGCAGAAGAGGAGGGAACCCTCTGCCAGTTCACATCCAGAACCATCATATCCCCGAGGAAATTGGAGAGTGAGTTGACCCAGGTCAGGGCGCAGGAATTTGCCATGGACCTGGATGAATTCGCTGAGGGTTTCTGTTGTGTCGCGGCACCCGTGAGAAACGCAGCAGGAGAGGTAGAAGCCTCGGTGGGCATCTCAGTCCCCTCACGCCACTTCTACTCCAAGCCGCGCTATTTTCTGGACATGATCCGAGTCGCGGGCAGGGAGGCTTCGGGAATCCGAGGGTACAGATACCGGGGTAGCGCGTGA